The genomic region AGGATTCGTTCCTGAAGAGGAAAACAAGGACGAGAGTATGCCGATCAATACGATTTTCGTGAATTCCAACTTCTCCCCGATCAGCAAGGTTAATTATCGCACTGAGGTATACGAAAATGACTCAGCTCAGGAACGTCTGATCATCGATGTGAAGACCAACGGCTCGGTCAGCCCGACCAAGGCCTTGAAAATCGGTGCGGTTTATTTGAACAAAGTACTCGGGATCATGAAGGATTTTGAAGAATTCGATACAAGGAAGGTAGCTGAGGAAGAAATGTACCCGAAAACCAAAGATACCAAGAATGTATTGGAACTTCATGTTTCAGAGCTTGGTCTTTCCCGCAGGTCTTCGAACTGCCTGAAGGCAGGGGAAATCACCTTAATCGGCCAACTGGCCCAGATGAGCAAGAATGACCTGATGAATCTTAAAAACTTCGGCAAGAAATCCTTGGATGAGATCAGGGAAAAGCTGCACGAATACGGACTGAGCTTGAAGGACGAGCAGCTTGATGAAACGGATGAAACAGACAAGGATATTGTGGACGAAGTAACAGAGGAGGAAAATAACGATGAGACATAAAATGCAAAGGGAAAAACTGGGGAAGTCGATCCCCCATAAAAAAGCCATGATCAGAAACATGGCCACTTCCCTTCTGGAAGTCGGCCGGATTAGAACCACTCTTCCCAAAGCCAAAGTGTTAAGGAAATATGTGGAGCACCTGATCACTCTGGCTAAAACAGACAGTCTGCATCAGCGAAAACTGGCTCATGCTTTCCTGAAGACCCACGAATCCGTGAAGAAGCTGTTCACCGAGATCGCTCCCCGCTATAAAGAGCGCAACGGCGGATATACCAGGATCTACCGGACCGGAGTCAGGATCGGCGATGCTGCAAGCATGGCACTGATCGAACTGATCACTGAAAACTGATTTGCCAGAAGCTATCCGCTCCGGCAAATCATGATCAAAATTAAGAATTTAAGTTTCTCTTATAAAGAAAAAGGCTCCTTGGCATTGAAAGGGGTCGATTTTTTTATGGAGAAGACGGAGTTTGTGGCGATACTAGGCGGAAACGGCTCAGGAAAAAGTACGCTGGTCAAGGTGATGAATGGTCTTCTCAGCCCATATCAGGGTGAAGTGGAAGTTCTCGGCTGCTCTCCTGCTGATCACGAGCAGGTGATCAAGATCAGGAAAAAACTCGGAATGGTGTTCCAGAACCCCGAAAATCAGATTGTCTGCGCGATCGTCGAGGATGACGTTGCATTTTCACTGGAAAATCTTGGTTTCCCAAGAGAAGAAATCAAGACGCGAGTGGAAAAGGCTCTTGTAATGACAGGTCTCACTGAAAAACGTTTTGCCCAGACCGCGGATCTCTCAGGGGGGCAGATGCAGCGACTTGCAATTGCGGCGATTCTGGCCTTGCATCCGGAAATGATCATTTTTGACGAGTCCACCTCCATGCTTGATCAGCAAGGCAAAGAGGAGATTTTCAATCTGATCCTCAAGTTAAATGAGGAAGGGATCGGAATCATTTATATTACCCATTTCATGGAAGAAGCCGTCTATGCGGACCGTGCAGTTTTAATGAAAAATGGTTCTATCGCTGGGAGCGGCAAACCCTGCGAAATCTTCAATAAACCGGATCTTCTGAAATCGTGTGAACTGGATCTGCCTGAAGCCAAGGAGCTGGCCTCTGAATTCAGCAGAAGGGGAGTGAAGATCGACTGTAAGGAGATCCTCACCAGTGATCAGCTGCTGGAAGCAGTGGAAAAGATCCGGAATCGATAATATGAATTGTCTTCAAACTGCTCTCGGCAACAAAAATTTACAGAAATTCAGGCATTCTAGTATTGACAAACTGATTTACCAACTATAATATTTACCTAGTTAAATAAATTAGGGTTAAACTATGCTTTTCATCACCATCATCAAAGTTGCACTGCGCAGCCTTCTTTCCAATAAATTACGCTCGTTTCTCACCATGCTGGGCATCATCATCGGAGTTGGTGCAGTGATCGCCATGCTTGCCATCGGCAACGGCGCCAGGGATCAGATCACAAATCGCATCAAGTCCATGGGCAGCAATCTGTTGTTAATCAGACCAGGTTCCTCGATGGGTCACGGTGTAGCCGGCGGGCAGAGGCAGTCCCTGAAGTATGACGACCTGGCTGCGCTGCTCTCAATTGATAACGTGAAATCAATTACTCCGGAAGTCAACAAAGGCTGCCAGTTGAAGTATTTCAACAGCAACACGAATGTTGAAGTAAATGGTGTGGCTCCCACATATTTTGAGATGCGAAATTTCGTTGTGGAGCAGGGCCGGGCTTTTAACGATGAGGAACTGGCTGGAGTGCAGAGAGTGGTTATACTCGGACCTGATACATCCGACATACTTTTCGGGAACGAGTATCCGATCGATAAGACCATCAAGATCAAAGGTCTCAGTTTCACAGTGATCGGCGTGACCAAGAGGAAGGGCGGCGCAGGCTGGCAGAATCCTGACGAAACTGCCATCATTCCCTTTACTACCATGAACAAGAAAATAGCAGGTACTGATTATTTCAACAATATCGATATTTCAGTTTACGAAGAAAAAGGCATGGACAAGGTCAAGGAAGGAATCACCAAAGCTTTAAGGACGACTCATAAGCTCAGGAAAGATGCAGCAGACGATTTCCAGATCCGTGACATGGCGGAAATGCTGGCTGAGATGGAATCCACGATTTTCACATTCAAGCTGCTGCTGGCAGGTGTGGCTGCGCTGTCGCTTCTGGTGGGCGGCATCGGCATCATGAACATCATGTATGTGACTGTTACAGAGCGGACCCGGGAGATCGGAGTACGCAAAGCCCTGGGCGCAAAAAATCGGGACATTTTGAATCAATTCCTGCTGGAAGCAGTAGTTCTGACTGTAATCGGGGGGCTGATGGGCATTGCTTTTGGTTTCGGCAGTGTCCTGATATACAACGGCGTCTCTCCGGACACATATTTCAAGGGTACCATTGATATTCTATCGATTATTGTCTCTGTCTCTTTTTCAGTGGCTGTAGGTGTTTTTTTCGGATTCTACCCTGCTCAGAAAGCAGCCAAGATGAATCCGATTGATGCGTTGAGGTATGAGTAAGGGCACAGCATGCTGTGCCCGTACGAAGAGCAATATGCATGTGATCATAAGGAGATTCAAATGAAAAAATGGAAAATCTGGATTGCGATACTGGTCATTCTGATCGGGGGCTGGCTGTTTTTCCGAAAAAGCGGCAATACAACTGAAAAAACCCAGGATAAAAAAGTAGAACAAGTGACTGCCGAGGTCAGTGATATCAGGCTGAAGATTTCAGCCACAGGCACGGTTAATTCCAACTTTGACGTGGACATCAAGTGCAAATCATCAGGCCAGATCATAAAGCTGCCCTTTGACATCAGTGATCCTGTAAAGAAAAACGATTTGATTGCTGAACTCGATCCAGTAGACGAGCAGCGCAATGTGGACATGTCCAAGCTTTCACTGACCACTGCTCAGGCAGGGAGGGATAAAGCCCAGGCCTCGCTCCGCAACCTGATGATCGAGCAGGATGCGGTGAAGAAAGGATTGGGGCCAAAGATCAAGGCTGCCATGGTGGCCAAGGAGAATTCAGAGAAAAAATACGGCCGCGAAAAGGCTCTGTTCGAACAGAAATTGATCAGCACTCAGGAGCTTGAAGACAGCCTGGCAGATCTTGAAACAGCCAGGAATTCACTTTCCCAGGTCCAGATGGATGATCTGAGGCTCGCCAAAATGGATAACGATTACCTGACAGCTAGCGCAGAAGTGAGACTCGCTGAAGTCAAAGTAAAATCCGCACAACTGGACCTGGACAATGCCCAGAGAAGACTTGACGAGACTAAGGTATATTCACCGATCGACGGATTTGTTTCGGACAAGCTGGTTCAAGTAGGAAACATAGTGGCTTCAGGTACTTCCAATGTCAGCGGAGGCACCAAACTGTTTACGATCTCAGACTGCTCCAAGATGTTCGTGATGGTTTATGTTGATGAAGCAGACATCGCGGGAGTATCAGTGGGCAACCGTGCCCAGATGACTTTCGACGCCTTTCCCAATAAAAGATTCAGAGGAGAGGTGATCAGAGTGGCCATCTCAGGCTCCACCACCAGCAATATCACTACTTTTTCAGTACTGCTTCAAGTGACTGACAAGGATTTTGCCCTGCTCAAGCCAGGAATGAGTGCGAGTGTCGACATTATCACCAGCGAGAAAAAGGATGCGCTGGTTGTACCGATCGGGGCTGTGTTCGAGGACAGGAACGGGTATTACGTGAAAACCCCGGGCAATCCTCATCTGCCGGTCAAACTCGGCCTGAAGACTTTCGATAAAATCGAGATTCTCGAAGGGCTCAAGGATGGGGATAAAGTTATCAGCGAAACTTCAGCCAAGAACCAGTTCTCGAACAACGGACAGAATCAGCGCAGAGGCGGCCCACCGATGATGCACTGATGCAGACAAGCATTGTGTATGGTATTCATGTCACTTTTTGCTCTAGGAAGTTGATAAGATAGTAAGTTGGTATGTCGAGAAGTGATGCTGGAGAAAATGTTGGCAAACCACGAATAGAATATGAGGCACTTTAAATGGAAGAACTGATCAGAATTGAAAATATCAATAAAAGCTACCAGATGGGGGAGAATAATCTTCAGGTTCTGAAGAACATCAACCTCATTATCAATCGTGGTGAGATGGTGGCGATAGTCGGAAAATCCGGAAGCGGAAAGAGCACACTGATGAACCTGCTCGGCTGCCTCGACGTTCCTGATTCGGGTAAGTACATACTGGCCGGCGAGGATGTGGCTAAACTTTCAGACAACCAGCTGGCAGAGATCAGAAACCGGAAAATCGGCTTTGTCTTCCAGAATTTCAACCTGCTTCCCAGGATGAACGCTTTAGAAAATGTGGAACTGCCGCTACTTTACACCGGCCTCGCCCAGGCTGCAGAAAGAGCCGCTTCAGCCCTCAAAAAAGTGGGTATGGAAGACCGCATGCATCATGAACCTAATCAGCTCTCAGGCGGCCAGCGGCAGAGGGTGGCAGTCGCCAGGGCCATTGTCACGGAACCTGAAATGATCCTGGCTGACGAACCCACCGGAAATCTGGATACTTCCACGAGTGTGGAAGTAATGAACTATTTCCAGAAACTGAACAAGGAAGGCACAACTATTGTCGTCATCACCCACGAACTTGACATTGCGGCATATTGCTCACGGAAGATCAGGATCGAGGACGGAAGAATCTTATAGCTCTGGAGGAAATGATGAAGCTGTTTTTATTATTTACATTGATCGCTTGTTTTCCATCTTACTGCGCCTTGCCTGACAAGCTTTCCACCTTCCTGGACTATGCATTCAAAAACAGTCAGGAATACAGGCAGCTCGAGCTTTCTCATCAGATTGACATCTGGAGCAGCGACCTGCAGTTTTATTCCTACAAACCGAAGATTAAAATCTCAGGTGATGATTCAAACAACAGAAGTCTGAGCGTATCTGATTCCCTGGATGACGGGTTGAGCCTGAATTATGGAAGATCAGAAACACTAGGGACGCCCGGCACTGGACTGAACTCCATTACCCTGAGTTCGAACATCCTGACCAGTCTGTCGGATTACAGCCGCAGAATTCTAAAACTCAGCAGAGAAGACCTGGATGTATCGTTCACCAGAGATAAAGAACAGTTCAAACTCAAAGTCATCAATGCAGCCTATGATCTTATGAATCGAAAAATGCAGCTGGAAGTGCAGAAGGAATCCCTGACGCACTGGAAAAACACCTATGATCTGAACAACGCCAAATTCAAGCTAGGTTCTTCGGACAAACTGTCTCTTCTAAATGCTGAAGTGAATTATCTGCAACAGGAAAACAATGTTGTCCAGAGTGAGAAATCCTTGAATGATGGAGTCGATCAGTTCAAGATCCTGATCGGTTATTCATTTACCGACACTCTGGAAATCAATCAGGAGCTAACTGCGGAAGCCTATGACTGGATTAAAATACCGCTTTACAGTTCATTTGATGAACGCCTCTCTGAACACAGCCTGGAAAAAAAAGAGCTCCAGTACAGATCTGCCAGGAACCAGGCTCCAGGTGATCTTGCCTTGAATTCGACTTTCCAAAGCGGTTCGACCAGGAGCTATTCCGGCACCCTTTCCTATACCTTCAACCTGGGAGAGCAGAAGAACGCCCTTACTGCAAAGAGCGCTGAGTTCTCACGAAATCAGGGTAAACTGGCGCATGAACTGCAGCGGAAACAGAGCGAATCTGACAGGCGCGAAATCATCAGGCGTTATGATGCATTGAAGAAAACTCTTGAGGTGTCAAAAAAACGCAAGGAAAGCGCAGAAGAAAGCTATGGCTATGCACTGATTTCAATCCAGAAGGGAATGCTTTCACTGCTGGATCTCCAGGATGCCCAGCAGAAACTTACCAGCGCTCAGCTGGATTATTTAAATGCCACGATCGATTTCAACAAGCTGAAATACGAAATCATCAACACCTTCGGCGGGACAATTTAGGACATACCAGTGAACAATGAAATGAAACTGGATCTGGCTCAGGAACTGGCTCAGATCATTCTTCAGATCAAGCGGGCGATGTGGCAGCCTGTAACAGGCGAAGGGCTCAGATACAGGGAATTCATGCTATTGACCACCATCATGGATGCGATTGACCCGAAAATCAGGGGAATCAAGTTATCTGAACTGAGCGCCAGATTGAAGGTCACTCCAGCTGCAATTACGCAGATGGTGAACACTCTGGCAGAAGGCGGCTATCTGGAACGGCTCTCTGACTCGGACGACAGGCGGGTCGTACTTGTTGCCCCGACGGAGCTGGGGCGTAAATTTGTAAGAATGAAGGAACAGAAATTCCTGGAGAATTTTCGGGAACTGGTGGAATACATGGGAGAGCATGACAGCAGGGAACTCCTGCGCCTCATGACCCGGCAGCTTTCTTTTTTTCAGAAGAACAGGAACCGTGAGGCACAGAGCAGAACCTGATACTACAAAGACTGCTGAAATGACAGGGGGCTGAAATTGTCTGAAAGCAAAAAACAGAAGAACGGAAAACCGATTCTGATAGCTGTCTGCCTGCTTCTGGCTATGGCTATTTTTGCGTTTTTTTACTGGTTTTTCTTCATGTATGGAATCGTCTATTCAGATGACGCCAGGATTGAAGGCGAAATGATCGATCTTTCCCCGCATTTCAGTGGCGACCTGGTCCAGATAGCGGTCAGAGAAGGGGACATGGTAAAAAAGGACCAGCTTCTTTTTGAGCTGGACCGCAAACCGCTTGAAGTGGCTCTGCTGAAATCAAAGGCTGATCTTGCTGCAGCCAAAGCCGGTCTGGCTGTAGCCCAAGCTCAGTACGACAAAGCTTTCAACGGACCCCTGACGGATGAAATCAGGATTTCCAAAGCAGCCATGGATCAGGCTGATGCTCAATTCAAGCAGGTGGGGAACGACTGGCAGAGGATCAAAGTTCTCAGCGACAAGCAGGTGATTTCAGATTCAGAACGCGACAAGGCCAGGACGCTGCTGGAGACCTCTCAGCAGGCGTATGAAAGCGCCAAATCTAAACTGGAACTGCTCAAGAAAGGCACCAGATCCGAGGAATTGAGGATGGCTGAAGCCACACTGCAGCTTCGGGAAGCGGAAGTGGGAGCAGCTGAAGCTTCAGTGCAGCAGGCTGAAGTGAATCTCGGCTATGTGGGAACACTGGCTCCTTTTGACGGTGTAGTCACCAGGCGCTGGCGTGATCCTGGTTCCATGGTGATGGCAGGCACTCCGATCTTATCTCTGCTGGATCCGAAGTCCCTTTATATAGCAGCCAATGTGGAAGAGCGTTATCTGTCCTGCGTGGCTGTCAATGATCGAACTGATGTTTCAGTGGACGCGTATCCGGACTTAAAGCTCACAGGCCGTGTCACAAAGATTCTAGCCGCCGCCAATTCCCAGTTCAGCCTGATCCCGTCAGAAGGCGTAAGCGGCACATTCATCAAGGTCAGCCAGAGGGTTCCGATCAGAATCAAACTGGACACGATTCCCGCGGAGCTGGTCGGACCAGGGCTTTCTGTAGTAGTTCACATCCACATAGGATCGTCAGAGAAATAATCCAGTGAATCCCGAATTCTTAGAAAGATATTATCGCTGGGTAGCCCTGTCCATAATCATGCTGGGTACATTCATGGCAGTATTGAATTCCAGCATAGTCAATGTGGCACTGCCACACATGATGAGCGCTTTCGGAGTCAACCGCGACCAGATCCAATGGATTTCCACTGGTTTCATGCTGGCCACTGCAGTCGCCATGCCCCTGGTGGGCTGGCTGACCAAGAATTTTGGCCACAAGCAGATCTATCTGAGTTCCCTGGCACTCTTCACGATCGGCTCTGCTTCCTGCGCCTTTGCATTCAGTTACAATGCCATGCTCTTCGCCAGGATCATGCAGGCTATCGGTGGGGGCGCGATCCAGCCTGTAGGAATGTCGATCATCACTGAGCTGTTCGAACCGCACGAACGCGGCAGGGCACTTGGCATCTGGGGTATCGGCATCATGGTGGGTCCCGCAGTCGGTCCCACCCTGGGAGGCTATCTCTGCGATTATTTCAACTGGCGCGCTATTTTCTCAGTAAATCTGCCCATCGGAGTCCTCACGCTGCTGCTTGGACTGCTGGTGATGAAAAGCGACAGAAAACCCAGAGAGGGTTTGACACCTTTCGATTTCTGGGGCTACCTGTTCCTGTCGATCGGATTGATCGCTTCTTTGCTGGCACTTTCCAATGGTCAGGAAAAAGGCTGGGATTCAGACTACATCAGGATCTGTGAAATCCTGACAGCGATCGGTTTCACAATGTTCGCAGGGATCGAAGCAACTGTTTCACATCCCCTGTTTCCTCTCAAACTGCTTCTCTACCGGAATTTTACTTTGGGCATGATCCTGGCGGTTTTCCGAGCCATCGGACTGTTCGGAGGCGTTTTTTTATTACCGATTTTTCTGCAGACCCTTGTCGGTTACACTACCATCCAGACTGGGTTGTGGCTGATGCCTGGAGCTGTCGCAATGGGATTCTTCATGCCGGTCGCAGGCAGGCTCGCCGATCGCTATCCGGCTAACATTCTGGTTACAATCGGAGCCCTGCTCAGCGGAATTTCGATGCTCTTTTACGGAAATCTTGATCCACTGTCCGGCGCATTCCTGATCATAGGCTCGCAGATTGTGAGGGGTGCAGGCCTGGCCCTGATGATGACTCCGCTGATGACTACGATCCTGAACTCGGTTCCCAGGCATCAGGTACCTACAGTATCGAGTTTTCTCAATGTCGCCCAGAGTGTAGGCGCTTCTTTCGGGATAGCGCTGCTTAACACCTATGTGACAAACTCCATCCACTGGCATGCCGTGCGGATTGGAGAGAAATTACCTGTCCAGTCCGAAGCTTTTTTCAATCTGTACCTGAAAGCGCCTCAGTTTGTGTTCAGAGGTGTACAGGGAATCGCTCTGGATGACTCGATCAAGAGTGGCTTCATGGCAGCCAAGGCGATCATGCATCGCGCCAGTGTGCTGGGTTTTGACAACGGCTTCGTAGTTGGTGGTATAATCGTTCTGTGCTGTATTCCGCTCTGCCTGATGTTGAAAACAGTCAGACATGCAAAGCTGGGTGCAGTAACAGTGGGAGAATGAAATACAATGGGGATAGGCCTTGACATTTAGGAACAAATGTCAAGGCCTGTCCCCATACCTGCAAGGAGGATTCATGAAAAAGTATTTCCTGACAGTGATTCTGGTGTGTTCGTTTTCTGCCATGGCAGGTCCGACAATAACCCTTGGCGATAATTTCGACCTGAAACCCCTTGGACAGCCGCCGATCGGCTGGGCTGCGGTCTGCGACGGAGACGGCAAGTGCGGGATATTCAGCGGAGAATACTATTCTGCACCCAACTGCTTCAGGATTGGTAATCTGGCGAACTGGGACGGTTGTTACAGTCACGCCCTGTCTGCAACAGGTGAAATCCTAGTGATAAACTTCAAGCTGAAAGGCCAGGCCAATGTCTGGTTCAGACCTTTTTTCAACGTGACTGTAGACGGCAGGAGATACGGCGGAAGCTATGATGCTAAAAGCGGCCGGATCACCTGGGTGAATGGCGAGGCCTTGGTACAGGGATCGCATCTCAACGAATGCGTCTGGTATTCGGTCTCGATCATTGTCAACCGCACCACTGCTACTGCCAGTTATTATCTGAACGATGCCCTCGAGACTGTCGGTAATTCCTTCTGGACTCCTGGTGCAGCAGCCAACGGCGACTGTATTGCACTTGCTTCAGGGAGCGGTGGAGCAGGAGTGGTTTA from Candidatus Wallbacteria bacterium harbors:
- a CDS encoding DNA-directed RNA polymerase subunit alpha, with the protein product MNWDLAQYIVEGENEKEFGRYVLEPLPKGISSVVGNALRRLILSAVPGAAVTAILIDGVVHEFSTLPGLYEDVPDLVLNMREVIFKVTGQDVTVVKMESQGPCEIFAKDLILPLGVEVLNPEHYICRINRNGSIHAEIYVGIGRGFVPEEENKDESMPINTIFVNSNFSPISKVNYRTEVYENDSAQERLIIDVKTNGSVSPTKALKIGAVYLNKVLGIMKDFEEFDTRKVAEEEMYPKTKDTKNVLELHVSELGLSRRSSNCLKAGEITLIGQLAQMSKNDLMNLKNFGKKSLDEIREKLHEYGLSLKDEQLDETDETDKDIVDEVTEEENNDET
- the rplQ gene encoding 50S ribosomal protein L17 encodes the protein MRHKMQREKLGKSIPHKKAMIRNMATSLLEVGRIRTTLPKAKVLRKYVEHLITLAKTDSLHQRKLAHAFLKTHESVKKLFTEIAPRYKERNGGYTRIYRTGVRIGDAASMALIELITEN
- a CDS encoding energy-coupling factor transporter ATPase codes for the protein MIKIKNLSFSYKEKGSLALKGVDFFMEKTEFVAILGGNGSGKSTLVKVMNGLLSPYQGEVEVLGCSPADHEQVIKIRKKLGMVFQNPENQIVCAIVEDDVAFSLENLGFPREEIKTRVEKALVMTGLTEKRFAQTADLSGGQMQRLAIAAILALHPEMIIFDESTSMLDQQGKEEIFNLILKLNEEGIGIIYITHFMEEAVYADRAVLMKNGSIAGSGKPCEIFNKPDLLKSCELDLPEAKELASEFSRRGVKIDCKEILTSDQLLEAVEKIRNR
- a CDS encoding ABC transporter permease, producing the protein MLFITIIKVALRSLLSNKLRSFLTMLGIIIGVGAVIAMLAIGNGARDQITNRIKSMGSNLLLIRPGSSMGHGVAGGQRQSLKYDDLAALLSIDNVKSITPEVNKGCQLKYFNSNTNVEVNGVAPTYFEMRNFVVEQGRAFNDEELAGVQRVVILGPDTSDILFGNEYPIDKTIKIKGLSFTVIGVTKRKGGAGWQNPDETAIIPFTTMNKKIAGTDYFNNIDISVYEEKGMDKVKEGITKALRTTHKLRKDAADDFQIRDMAEMLAEMESTIFTFKLLLAGVAALSLLVGGIGIMNIMYVTVTERTREIGVRKALGAKNRDILNQFLLEAVVLTVIGGLMGIAFGFGSVLIYNGVSPDTYFKGTIDILSIIVSVSFSVAVGVFFGFYPAQKAAKMNPIDALRYE
- a CDS encoding efflux RND transporter periplasmic adaptor subunit, with the protein product MKKWKIWIAILVILIGGWLFFRKSGNTTEKTQDKKVEQVTAEVSDIRLKISATGTVNSNFDVDIKCKSSGQIIKLPFDISDPVKKNDLIAELDPVDEQRNVDMSKLSLTTAQAGRDKAQASLRNLMIEQDAVKKGLGPKIKAAMVAKENSEKKYGREKALFEQKLISTQELEDSLADLETARNSLSQVQMDDLRLAKMDNDYLTASAEVRLAEVKVKSAQLDLDNAQRRLDETKVYSPIDGFVSDKLVQVGNIVASGTSNVSGGTKLFTISDCSKMFVMVYVDEADIAGVSVGNRAQMTFDAFPNKRFRGEVIRVAISGSTTSNITTFSVLLQVTDKDFALLKPGMSASVDIITSEKKDALVVPIGAVFEDRNGYYVKTPGNPHLPVKLGLKTFDKIEILEGLKDGDKVISETSAKNQFSNNGQNQRRGGPPMMH
- a CDS encoding ABC transporter ATP-binding protein, which produces MEELIRIENINKSYQMGENNLQVLKNINLIINRGEMVAIVGKSGSGKSTLMNLLGCLDVPDSGKYILAGEDVAKLSDNQLAEIRNRKIGFVFQNFNLLPRMNALENVELPLLYTGLAQAAERAASALKKVGMEDRMHHEPNQLSGGQRQRVAVARAIVTEPEMILADEPTGNLDTSTSVEVMNYFQKLNKEGTTIVVITHELDIAAYCSRKIRIEDGRIL
- a CDS encoding TolC family protein; its protein translation is MKLFLLFTLIACFPSYCALPDKLSTFLDYAFKNSQEYRQLELSHQIDIWSSDLQFYSYKPKIKISGDDSNNRSLSVSDSLDDGLSLNYGRSETLGTPGTGLNSITLSSNILTSLSDYSRRILKLSREDLDVSFTRDKEQFKLKVINAAYDLMNRKMQLEVQKESLTHWKNTYDLNNAKFKLGSSDKLSLLNAEVNYLQQENNVVQSEKSLNDGVDQFKILIGYSFTDTLEINQELTAEAYDWIKIPLYSSFDERLSEHSLEKKELQYRSARNQAPGDLALNSTFQSGSTRSYSGTLSYTFNLGEQKNALTAKSAEFSRNQGKLAHELQRKQSESDRREIIRRYDALKKTLEVSKKRKESAEESYGYALISIQKGMLSLLDLQDAQQKLTSAQLDYLNATIDFNKLKYEIINTFGGTI
- a CDS encoding MarR family transcriptional regulator, whose protein sequence is MNNEMKLDLAQELAQIILQIKRAMWQPVTGEGLRYREFMLLTTIMDAIDPKIRGIKLSELSARLKVTPAAITQMVNTLAEGGYLERLSDSDDRRVVLVAPTELGRKFVRMKEQKFLENFRELVEYMGEHDSRELLRLMTRQLSFFQKNRNREAQSRT
- a CDS encoding HlyD family secretion protein, which translates into the protein MSESKKQKNGKPILIAVCLLLAMAIFAFFYWFFFMYGIVYSDDARIEGEMIDLSPHFSGDLVQIAVREGDMVKKDQLLFELDRKPLEVALLKSKADLAAAKAGLAVAQAQYDKAFNGPLTDEIRISKAAMDQADAQFKQVGNDWQRIKVLSDKQVISDSERDKARTLLETSQQAYESAKSKLELLKKGTRSEELRMAEATLQLREAEVGAAEASVQQAEVNLGYVGTLAPFDGVVTRRWRDPGSMVMAGTPILSLLDPKSLYIAANVEERYLSCVAVNDRTDVSVDAYPDLKLTGRVTKILAAANSQFSLIPSEGVSGTFIKVSQRVPIRIKLDTIPAELVGPGLSVVVHIHIGSSEK
- a CDS encoding DHA2 family efflux MFS transporter permease subunit, with amino-acid sequence MNPEFLERYYRWVALSIIMLGTFMAVLNSSIVNVALPHMMSAFGVNRDQIQWISTGFMLATAVAMPLVGWLTKNFGHKQIYLSSLALFTIGSASCAFAFSYNAMLFARIMQAIGGGAIQPVGMSIITELFEPHERGRALGIWGIGIMVGPAVGPTLGGYLCDYFNWRAIFSVNLPIGVLTLLLGLLVMKSDRKPREGLTPFDFWGYLFLSIGLIASLLALSNGQEKGWDSDYIRICEILTAIGFTMFAGIEATVSHPLFPLKLLLYRNFTLGMILAVFRAIGLFGGVFLLPIFLQTLVGYTTIQTGLWLMPGAVAMGFFMPVAGRLADRYPANILVTIGALLSGISMLFYGNLDPLSGAFLIIGSQIVRGAGLALMMTPLMTTILNSVPRHQVPTVSSFLNVAQSVGASFGIALLNTYVTNSIHWHAVRIGEKLPVQSEAFFNLYLKAPQFVFRGVQGIALDDSIKSGFMAAKAIMHRASVLGFDNGFVVGGIIVLCCIPLCLMLKTVRHAKLGAVTVGE